The Fructilactobacillus myrtifloralis genome contains a region encoding:
- a CDS encoding cysteine hydrolase family protein, protein MSQPNQPAALLIIDYTNDFVAPEGALTLGEPAQAAEPAIINLAQRFWETGQVVILPTDLHHAHDPYHPESKLFPPHNLAGSWGRQFYGELQPWYEAHRADPTVWEMAKTRYSAFAGTDLDLQLRARGITELHLTGVATDICLLHTAVSAYNLGYQLVIHPRATAGFSPENQTFALQHFQTALGAQLIDD, encoded by the coding sequence ATGTCTCAGCCTAATCAACCCGCCGCTTTACTAATTATCGACTATACCAACGACTTTGTCGCACCCGAGGGCGCCCTGACGCTCGGAGAACCAGCCCAGGCTGCCGAGCCAGCCATCATCAACCTCGCGCAACGCTTCTGGGAAACCGGCCAGGTGGTCATCTTGCCCACTGATTTACACCACGCTCACGATCCCTACCACCCAGAAAGCAAGCTCTTTCCACCACACAACCTCGCCGGCAGTTGGGGACGGCAGTTTTACGGTGAACTCCAACCCTGGTACGAGGCCCACCGTGCTGACCCCACGGTGTGGGAGATGGCAAAGACCCGGTACAGCGCTTTTGCCGGCACGGATCTTGACCTTCAACTCCGGGCCCGGGGCATCACGGAACTTCATCTCACGGGCGTTGCCACCGACATCTGCCTGTTGCATACGGCAGTAAGCGCCTATAACCTGGGTTATCAACTGGTAATCCATCCGCGCGCTACCGCGGGTTTTTCGCCTGAAAACCAAACCTTTGCCCTACAACACTTTCAAACCGCGCTCGGCGCCCAACTGATTGACGACTAA